In Montipora capricornis isolate CH-2021 chromosome 4, ASM3666992v2, whole genome shotgun sequence, a single genomic region encodes these proteins:
- the LOC138046532 gene encoding uncharacterized protein has translation MLKEKGACWSCLKRGHRIHDCKRKGNCGINDCAGKHHRTIHEERKEVTASANICSNSQIDTCLLQLQRIKTKRGYVNVMWDNAASISLITNKRAREEKLKGIRVELSIIKVGAKSEKIASEKYRLCLIDKKGQIVEFDVYGIDKITSDIQSINIDGIVQLFKNVSKEEIVPPTGAIDVLIGYEYAGFHPEREQNSEHLLLLKNRFGRCIGGTHPLIKETSVKPNLSDVKVLHVMKANVEDFYNIENLGIECKPRCGGCKCGRCPIGSKEYSIKEERELELIDKNLEYDYQDGRWIAEYPWIKNPSAVPDNRRVAVAMLISAEKRLLKNPQHARIYDMQIKDMVARKLSKEELNSYKGPIHYISHHEVLKPDSKSTPVRIVFNSSAKYMGHVLNEYWAKGPGLLNNLVGVLIRFRENQVALMGDIRKMYHTVKTKPIDQHTHRFLWRDMDTTREPDTYIIQRVSFGDKPSGTIATVALRKTAEMGRERYPQAAQIIQDNTYMDDIIDSTEDLPTVQTIASDIENLIKKGGFQVKGWIFSDDPINQDKTAIPSEPNTSTEKVLGIIWNPVKDYLCFEVKLNFSRKKHKLRIKTDSKTNPLPYEITEQLTKRIILSQVNSIYDPLGLSGTFHSEIENNDASDMGKRHQDELGQSYSGGE, from the coding sequence atgTTAAAGGAAAAGGGTGCGTGTTGGTCATGCTTGAAAAGAGGACATCGCATACATGattgtaaaagaaaaggaaattgtgGCATAAACGACTGCGCAGGAAAACATCATAGAACCATccacgaggaaagaaaagaagtcaCAGCATCAGCAAATATCTGCAGCAACTCACAAATCGATACATGTCTCCTGCAActtcaaagaataaaaacaaagagaggATACGTAAACGTCATGTGGGACAACGCGGCTTCCATATCACTCATCACAAACAAAAGGGCACGGGAAGAGAAACTAAAGGGAATACGGGTAGAGCTGTCTATCATAAAAGTGGGTGCGAAAAGCGAGAAGATTGCATCAGAAAAGTACCGGCTATGTCTCATTGACAAAAAAGGCCAAATTGTCGAGTTTGACGTTTATGGCATCGACAAGATCACCTCAGACATTCAAAGCATAAATATTGATGGTATAGTGCAATTGTTCAAAAACGtttcaaaggaagaaattgTGCCCCCTACCGGAGCAATCGATGTCCTAATAGGCTATGAATACGCTGGATTTCACCCTGAGAGAGAGCAAAACTCAGAACACTTGCTGCTTCTGAAGAATCGCTTCGGCCGATGCATAGGAGGAACACACCCATTAATCAAGGAAACCAGTGTGAAACCTAATCTCAGTGATGTAAAAGTCCTTCATGTTATGAAAGCGAACGTAGAGGATTTCTACAACATCGAAAATCTTGGAATCGAGTGTAAACCCCGCTGTGGAGGATGTAAATGCGGGAGATGTCCCATTGGGAGTAAAGAGTACAGCATTAAAGAGGAAAGAGAACTTGAGCTGATCGACAAAAATCTCGAATATGACTATCAGGATGGTCGATGGATTGCAGAATATCCTTGGATCAAAAACCCTTCTGCAGTCCCAGATAACAGGCGAGTAGCCGTGGCAATGCTGATCTCTGCGGAGAAAAGGCTCCTCAAGAACCCTCAGCACGCCAGAATTTACGATATGCAAATAAAAGATATGGTTGCCCGTAAACTCAGTAAAGAAGAACTAAACAGTTACAAAGGCCCCATACATTATATCTCGCATCATGAAGTTCTCAAACCAGATTCGAAGTCTACACCGGTTAGAATAGTGTTCAATAGTAGCGCTAAGTACATGGGCCATGTACTTAATGAATATTGGGCAAAAGGTCCAGGTCTACTCAACAATCTAGTGGGAGTATTAATACGGTTTAGGGAGAACCAAGTAGCATTGATGGGTGATATCAGGAAGATGTACCATACAGTAAAGACGAAGCCAATAGATCAGCACACCCACCGATTCTTATGGCGAGATATGGACACGACGAGAGAACCAGATACATATATCATACAAAGAGTATCATTTGGTGATAAGCCGTCAGGCACCATTGCGACAGTAGCCCTAAGAAAAACCGCTGAGATGGGAAGAGAAAGGTACCCACAAGCAGCACAAATTATCCAAGATAATACTTACATGGATGACATCATTGACAGCACTGAGGACCTACCAACAGTGCAAACAATTGCCAGCGATATTGAGAATTTGATTAAGAAGGGTGGATTCCAAGTCAAGGGCTGGATATTTTCAGATGATCCTATAAATCAAGACAAAACGGCTATACCTAGCGAGCCAAATACATCGACAGAGAAAGTCCTCGGAATAATCTGGAATCCAGTCAAGGATTACTTATGCTTTGAAGTTAAACTAAACTTTTCACGTAAGAAACACAAGTTGCGCATCAAAACAGATTCAAAGACTAATCCGCTCCCCTACGAAATTACAGAACAGCTAACGAAACGCATTATTCTTTCACAAGTTAATAGCATCTACGATCCGCTCGGATTATCCGGAACTTTTCACAGTGAGATCGAAAATAATGATGCGTCAGATATGGGCAAGCGACATCAAGATGAACTGGGACAATCCTATTCCGGAGGAGAATAA
- the LOC138046533 gene encoding uncharacterized protein: protein MFFKELHEMDNVKFKRCMKPRDTVGDPILIIFSDGSSQAFGACAYVRWELKGGLFKSSLILSKNRLAPIKKMSIDRIELCGVIINKRLKVLIQQHCRYHFQKFYHIVDSQIVHAMIQKDSYGFNTFAATRIGEIQEGTDPKDWYWVESEYNIADWLTRGKKPSELGFGSSWQDGPTFLNQPESEWPISRNYAEQQLPNMVKTVRIATAVIKDDIVTRININNYSNYKRLLRVTARVLSMYHTDSKPTFFNVKREPTAEDLMKAEDLWIKEAQRNMHEELKAGKYKRLCPRLRKDGIYVVGGRATRWMEMSYNKSEVILLHYEHRFSRLYAEYVHNRGHYAVLTTASKIRSKFWITKLLKMTKSIKYNFIICRKLDKKLSEQVMGELPEERLKPSPAWHCTAIDLFGPFKIKDEVRKRTTGKAGYPFKLYSDNRSQLVAANKELKSVTKGWDWEELKAFGNIEGFQWEFTTADAPWQNGVSEALVKSVIRAIAAAIHESILTFSELQTVLFEIANLINERPIGRHPTSPDDGTYLCRNDLLLGRSTARVPSGPFKFTSNPQHRFAFIQGIVNSFWKKWTRDYFPSLIIRQKWHTAQCNMIVGDIVLMQDSNQIRGQWKLGRVSKIYPGKDGKVRKVEVQYKNPRPGEPVTKYDGRGYVTVERAVHRLIVLLPEEDNRDKSN, encoded by the exons ATGTTCTTCAAAGAACTACATGAGATGGACAATGTCAAATTTAAAAGATGCATGAAGCCACGTGATACGGTCGGAGATCCAATATTGATTATCTTTAGCGATGGATCCAGCCAAGCCTTCGGCGCATGTGCTTACGTAAGATGGGAACTAAAGGGTGGCCTGTTTAAAAGTAGCCTGATTCTGTCCAAAAACCGCCTTGCCCCAATTAAGAAGATGTCTATTGACCGCATAGAACTATGCGGAGTAATAATCAACAAACGACTAAAAGTGCTCATACAACAGCATTGCAGATATCATTTCCAGAAATTCTACCATATCGTTGATTCCCAAATAGTGCATGCTATGATTCAAAAGGATTCCTATGGTTTCAACACATTTGCCGCGACGCGCATAGGGGAAATTCAAGAAGGCACTGATCCTAAAGATTGGTACTGGGTCGAAAGCGAGTATAACATTGCCGATTGGTTAACGAGAGGCAAGAAACCGAGCGAGCTTGGTTTTGGTAGTAGTTGGCAGGATGGACCCACATTCCTTAACCAACCCGAGAGTGAATGGCCAATAAGTCGTAATTACGCTGAACAACAATTACCGAACATGGTGAAAACCGTAAGAATTGCGACTGCAGTTATAAAGGACGATATAGTAACCAGAATTAacataaacaattattccaactATAAGAGATTGCTACGAGTGACAGCGCGAGTTTTGTCGATGTATCACACAGATTCGAAACCTACATTCTTTAATGTCAAAAGGGAACCCACTGCAGAAGATCTCATGAAGGCTGAAGATCTGTGGATCAAAGAAGCTCAGAGGAACATGCACGAAGAACTCAAGGCAGGAAAATACAAACGTCTATGTCCTCGCCTACGTAAAGATGGAATATATGTCGTGGGAGGTCGTGCCACCCGTTGGATGGAAATGAGTTACAACAAAAGCGAAGTTATATTATTACACTATGAGCATCGCTTCTCACGTCTCTACGCAGAATATGTCCATAACAGGGGACATTACGCAGTATTAACAACTGCCAGTAAAATTCGCTCCAAATTCTGGATTACAAAGCTACTTAAGATGACGAAATCAATCAAATACAACTTTATCATATGCAGAAAGCTTGATAAAAAACTAAGTGAGCAAGTAATGGGAGAACTTCCAGAGGAGAGACTCAAGCCCTCTCCAGCCTGGCATTGCACAGCTATTGACTTGTTTGGTCCCTTCAAGATTAAAGATGAAGTAAGAAAACGAACGACAGGAAAAGC AGGTTATCCATTCAAACTTTACTCCGATAACAGATCTCAGCTAGTTGCAGCTAATAAAGAACTGAAAAGTGTTACCAAAGGATGGGACTGGGAAGAATTAAAAGCATTCGGAAACATAGAAGGTTTCCAGTGGGAATTCACAACAGCTGATGCTCCCTGGCAAAACGGAGTTTCTGAGGCTCTTGTAAAATCAGTCATAAGAGCTATTGCCGCAGCCATCCATGAAAGCATTCTGACCTTTTCAGAGCTACAGACAGTTTTATTTGAGATCGCAAATTTGATTAATGAGAGACCCATTGGCAGACATCCAACATCACCCGATGATGGAACATATTTATGTCGCAACGACCTTTTACTAGGAAGATCAACTGCCAGAGTGCCAAGTGGACCTTTCAAATTTACATCCAACCCACAACATCGATTTGCATTCATTCAAGGCATCGTTAACAGCTTTTGGAAAAAATGGACAAGAGATTACTTCCCCAGCCTTATTATTAGACAAAAATGGCACACTGCACAATGCAATATGATTGTTGGAGACATCGTCTTGATGCAAGACTCAAACCAAATCAGGGGACAGTGGAAACTCGGTAGAGTGTCAAAAATTTACCCAGGGAAAGACGGAAAGGTTCGTAAAGTAGAGGTACAGTACAAGAATCCCAGGCCAGGTGAACCTGTGACTAAATACGATGGGAGAGGTTATGTCACTGTTGAACGAGCTGTCCACCGTCTTATAGTATTACTGCCAGAAGAGGACAATAGAGACAAATCAAACTAA